One genomic window of Lytechinus variegatus isolate NC3 chromosome 1, Lvar_3.0, whole genome shotgun sequence includes the following:
- the LOC121406621 gene encoding uncharacterized protein LOC121406621 translates to MYSKPVSDIFHRYGVDYHVYADDIQLFVRFDPSLPNSIECAKGRLIEAVQEVDAWMTSNKLKLNQDKTELVVFASKVHQRLLKDFTLTLHDNTELKPSPNLCILGVVFDNLMLLDDHVSNVVRNVKYQIRNLSRVRKYLDENTTHAAVRALVLSRLDYCNSLLYGTTTKNIDRLQLLQNHSARLIYCQPKITHTST, encoded by the coding sequence ATGTACTCAAAGCCAGTATCTGACATTTTCCACAGATATGGAGTGGATTATCATGTATATGCTGATGACATCCAGCTTTTCGTGAGGTTTGATCCATCATTGCCGAACTCTATCGAATGTGCAAAAGGCAGATTAATAGAGGCCGTGCAAGAAGTTGACGCATGGATGACATCAAATAAGCTGAAACTGAACCAAGATAAGACTGAGCTTGTAGTATTTGCTTCAAAAGTCCACCAGCGTCTACTCAAGGACTTTACATTAACCTTGCATGATAACACAGAGTTGAAACCATCACCAAATCTTTGCATCCTTGGAGTCGTCTTTGACAATCTCATGCTACTGGATGATCATGTTTCGAATGTTGTCAGGAATGTTAAATATCAAATCCGTAATCTAAGCAGAGTCAGAAAATATCTAGATGAAAACACCACACATGCTGCTGTTCGTGCCCTGGTCCTATCGCGCCTTGACTATTGCAACAGTCTTCTTTACGGCACTACAACTAAAAACATCGATCGTCTTCAGCTACTCCAGAACCATTCAGCACGTCTCATCTATTGTCAGCCCAAGATCACCCACACTTCAACTTAA